The Vibrio navarrensis genome has a segment encoding these proteins:
- a CDS encoding flagellin, with amino-acid sequence MAVNVNTNVAAMTAQRYLNGANSAQQTSMERLSSGFKINSAKDDAAGLQISNRLNVQSRGLDVAVRNANDGISIAQTAEGAMNETTNILQRMRDLSLQSANGSNSKAERVAIQEEVTALNDELNRIAETTSFGGNKLLNGTYGTKSMQIGADNGEAVMLSLKDMRSDNQMMGGVSYQAEEGKDKNWTVSAGDNDLTISLTDTFGNEQEININAKAGDDIEELATYINGQTDLLKASIGEGGKLQIFAGTNKVDGEISFSGSLAGELGIGDGKKVTVDTIDVTSVQGAQESVAILDAALKYVDSHRAELGAFQNRFNHAISNLDNINENVNASKSRIKDTDFAKETTQLTKTQILSQASSSILAQAKQAPNSALSLLG; translated from the coding sequence ATGGCAGTGAATGTAAATACCAACGTAGCAGCAATGACAGCACAACGTTACCTAAACGGCGCAAACAGCGCACAACAAACGTCGATGGAACGTCTGTCTTCTGGTTTTAAAATCAACAGCGCGAAAGATGACGCAGCGGGTCTGCAAATCTCGAACCGTTTGAACGTACAAAGCCGTGGTTTGGATGTGGCGGTGCGTAACGCCAACGATGGTATCTCCATCGCGCAAACCGCAGAAGGTGCGATGAACGAAACCACCAACATCCTGCAACGTATGCGTGACTTGTCTTTGCAATCGGCTAACGGCTCAAACTCCAAAGCAGAGCGTGTGGCGATTCAAGAAGAAGTGACTGCGCTGAACGACGAGCTGAACCGTATCGCAGAAACCACATCATTTGGTGGTAACAAACTGCTCAACGGCACCTACGGCACCAAATCGATGCAGATTGGTGCGGACAACGGTGAAGCGGTAATGCTGTCTCTGAAAGACATGCGTTCAGACAACCAGATGATGGGTGGCGTTAGCTACCAAGCGGAAGAAGGGAAAGACAAAAACTGGACCGTTTCTGCCGGTGACAACGACCTGACTATCTCACTGACCGACACGTTTGGTAACGAGCAAGAGATCAACATCAACGCGAAAGCGGGCGATGACATCGAAGAGCTGGCTACTTATATCAACGGTCAAACCGACCTGCTGAAAGCGTCTATCGGTGAAGGCGGCAAGCTACAAATCTTCGCGGGTACCAACAAAGTTGACGGTGAAATCTCTTTCTCGGGCAGCCTAGCGGGTGAGCTTGGTATCGGTGACGGCAAAAAAGTGACGGTAGACACCATTGACGTGACCAGCGTGCAAGGTGCGCAAGAGTCGGTGGCAATTCTCGATGCGGCGCTGAAATACGTGGACAGCCACCGTGCGGAGTTGGGGGCGTTCCAGAACCGCTTCAACCACGCAATTAGCAACTTGGACAACATCAATGAGAACGTGAACGCGTCGAAGAGCCGTATCAAAGATACTGACTTCGCCAAAGAGACGACTCAATTGACCAAAACACAAATTCTGTCGCAAGCATCCAGTTCGATTCTTGCTCAGGCGAAACAAGCGCCAAACTCAGCGCTTAGCCTACTGGGTTAA
- a CDS encoding flagellin encodes MAITVNTNVSALVAQRHLSSASEMLNQSLERLSSGSRINSAKDDAAGLQISNRLRAQMNGLDMAVRNANDGISIMQTAEGAMNETTNILQRMRDLSLQSSNGSNSHAERIALQEEMSALNDELNRIAETTSFGGRKLLNGTFGSSSFQIGADSGEAVQVQLNNMRSDVAQMGGFKYVANLAAGGDWQVAPGQNDLNISYVNAYGETESIDIEAKVGDNIEEIATYINGQTDHVSASVNEHGQLQLYMAYSQIDPIHGQPIFSGGLADSLQMVAGGSQMVDELDITTVGGAQSAVAALDTALKYVDSSRAQLGAYQNRFGHAINNLDNINENLAASNSRIKDTDYAKETTQMVKQQILQQVSASILAQAKNGPNLALTLLG; translated from the coding sequence ATGGCCATTACCGTCAATACCAACGTTTCTGCTCTGGTGGCACAAAGGCACCTGAGTAGCGCAAGCGAAATGCTCAATCAATCCTTGGAGCGACTGTCGTCAGGCTCTCGCATTAATAGTGCCAAGGATGATGCCGCTGGCTTACAAATCTCTAATCGCTTGCGCGCGCAAATGAATGGCTTGGATATGGCGGTGCGTAATGCCAACGATGGAATCTCTATTATGCAGACTGCCGAAGGGGCGATGAATGAGACCACCAATATTTTGCAACGCATGCGTGATCTCTCACTGCAATCCTCTAACGGTTCCAACAGCCATGCTGAGCGCATTGCTTTGCAAGAAGAGATGTCCGCTTTGAATGATGAGCTGAATCGTATTGCCGAAACCACCTCTTTCGGTGGACGAAAGCTGCTCAATGGTACTTTTGGTTCTTCATCCTTTCAGATTGGCGCGGATTCGGGCGAGGCGGTTCAGGTTCAGCTTAACAACATGCGCAGCGACGTGGCGCAGATGGGCGGTTTTAAATATGTCGCCAACTTAGCAGCGGGTGGTGATTGGCAAGTGGCTCCAGGGCAAAACGATCTTAATATCAGCTACGTGAACGCTTATGGGGAAACGGAAAGCATCGATATTGAGGCCAAAGTGGGCGATAACATCGAAGAGATCGCTACGTACATCAATGGCCAAACGGACCATGTTTCTGCCTCGGTCAATGAACATGGTCAACTGCAGCTTTACATGGCCTACTCGCAGATTGACCCCATTCATGGTCAGCCGATATTCTCCGGAGGGCTGGCGGATAGCCTGCAAATGGTGGCTGGGGGAAGTCAAATGGTTGACGAGTTGGACATCACTACCGTGGGCGGGGCGCAAAGCGCAGTCGCGGCACTCGACACGGCCCTAAAATACGTGGACAGTAGCCGTGCTCAGCTTGGTGCTTACCAAAACCGCTTTGGCCACGCGATCAACAATCTCGACAACATCAATGAGAACTTGGCTGCATCCAATAGCCGAATCAAGGATACGGATTACGCCAAAGAGACCACACAGATGGTCAAGCAGCAGATCTTGCAGCAAGTGAGCGCTTCTATTTTGGCACAGGCTAAAAACGGCCCCAACTTAGCGCTCACCTTGCTGGGATAA
- a CDS encoding Dyp-type peroxidase: MSLAQSAILPEAGPFALYTLLKVKRNAAKVLAELQSLPQKVETLNQSQPGANLTVSIAFSKAFWQQLDVSMPEELIDFPLLGEGDIVAPSTEVDVLLHFHSQRHDLHFYLLRTLLTEMADDVTVVDETYAYRYLDARDMTMFIDGTENPKDEQRAQVALVPDGEFAGGSYVMVQRFEHNLPAWDRLNIVAQEKVIGRTKPDSIELDKVPAASHVGRVDIKEEGKGLKIVRHSLPYGSVTGAHGLLFIAYCHTLHNFKVMLESMYGVSDGKTDQLLRFTKAVTGAYFFAPSLSMLSELSVK, translated from the coding sequence ATGTCACTTGCTCAATCCGCGATCTTGCCAGAAGCTGGGCCCTTTGCCCTATACACCTTACTCAAAGTGAAGCGCAATGCCGCTAAGGTGCTGGCTGAACTGCAATCTTTACCGCAAAAGGTGGAGACGCTCAATCAATCGCAACCCGGCGCCAATCTCACCGTATCGATCGCCTTCAGTAAAGCGTTTTGGCAACAGCTAGACGTCTCAATGCCCGAAGAGCTCATCGATTTTCCTCTGCTTGGCGAAGGTGACATTGTGGCACCTTCAACCGAGGTTGATGTTCTGCTGCATTTTCATTCGCAGCGCCATGACTTGCACTTCTATTTACTCAGAACATTACTGACAGAAATGGCCGACGATGTGACGGTGGTTGATGAAACATACGCTTACCGTTACCTCGACGCGCGGGATATGACCATGTTTATTGACGGCACCGAGAATCCGAAAGACGAGCAACGTGCTCAAGTCGCGCTTGTGCCGGATGGCGAATTCGCTGGTGGCAGTTATGTGATGGTGCAACGTTTTGAACACAATCTGCCTGCTTGGGATCGTCTCAATATTGTGGCGCAGGAGAAAGTGATTGGCCGGACGAAGCCCGATTCGATAGAGCTAGATAAGGTTCCCGCCGCTTCTCATGTTGGCCGTGTGGACATCAAAGAAGAAGGCAAAGGCTTGAAAATTGTTCGTCATAGCTTGCCTTACGGTAGCGTGACTGGTGCCCATGGTCTGCTGTTTATTGCTTATTGCCACACGCTGCATAACTTTAAAGTGATGCTAGAGAGCATGTATGGTGTGAGCGATGGAAAAACTGACCAGTTGCTGCGCTTTACCAAAGCGGTCACTGGTGCTTACTTCTTTGCCCCTTCGCTTTCGATGTTAAGTGAACTGTCAGTAAAATAA
- a CDS encoding DUF2919 domain-containing protein, with protein MRYSFDHYDSHGYLKAPLMLWLGWFFLARAWVVFAVAGVSRESGSRILQWVYPDNHTLYLGLLIGIPSVGLMWMMGLRKPDRHWVDKITQKGRAATLALIAVQLLQTLYHVYLEHGQFHWANALTLLLLLWFGIYLLNSKWVKDCFSVPKLPNQGENH; from the coding sequence TTGCGATACTCATTCGACCATTACGATAGCCACGGATACCTGAAAGCACCGCTAATGCTTTGGTTGGGATGGTTTTTTTTAGCCCGTGCCTGGGTGGTGTTTGCGGTAGCTGGCGTGAGCCGAGAGAGCGGTTCACGTATTTTGCAGTGGGTGTATCCGGATAACCACACGCTCTACCTTGGGTTGCTGATCGGCATTCCCAGTGTCGGTTTAATGTGGATGATGGGGTTGAGGAAACCGGATCGCCACTGGGTAGACAAAATTACTCAGAAAGGACGAGCGGCGACGCTGGCGCTTATCGCCGTGCAACTGCTGCAAACTCTCTATCACGTATATTTAGAGCATGGCCAGTTTCATTGGGCCAATGCATTAACTTTGCTACTACTGCTGTGGTTTGGCATTTATCTTTTGAACAGTAAATGGGTCAAAGATTGCTTTAGTGTGCCCAAACTGCCAAACCAGGGCGAAAATCACTGA
- a CDS encoding DUF2956 domain-containing protein, translating to MKRNTLTPSPESQQEALKIARATQKPGQTKEQTKLIAQGIEKGIALYKKQQKERHRQADKARKKQLRLKSDNHTDSAPEDNVEMVDTPKPTTQKLPWVLLAFSWLGFAVYHWIGN from the coding sequence ATGAAAAGAAATACCCTAACGCCTTCACCCGAGTCGCAACAAGAAGCGCTCAAGATAGCCCGAGCCACGCAAAAGCCGGGGCAGACCAAAGAGCAAACCAAACTCATCGCCCAAGGCATCGAAAAAGGCATCGCTCTGTATAAAAAGCAGCAGAAAGAGCGCCATCGCCAAGCAGACAAAGCGAGAAAAAAGCAGCTCAGGCTCAAAAGTGACAATCACACCGATTCAGCGCCAGAAGACAACGTTGAGATGGTTGATACTCCTAAGCCAACAACGCAAAAGCTGCCTTGGGTACTGCTCGCTTTCAGTTGGCTTGGCTTTGCCGTTTATCACTGGATAGGAAATTAA
- a CDS encoding DUF4156 domain-containing protein, with protein MLKRSVVALASLGLVSACSTPLNQATAESQSLEIRLDGQLNPDSCHYLGTVTGSEGHWYSYLFFGNDVLIQGAVNQLKNNAHRLGANTIYVITTQNFITSMSLLGTAYYCDAQESGKD; from the coding sequence ATGTTAAAACGTTCAGTAGTCGCCTTAGCCAGTTTGGGCCTAGTAAGCGCCTGTAGCACGCCACTCAATCAAGCAACGGCTGAGTCTCAAAGCTTAGAGATCCGCCTTGATGGGCAGCTCAATCCCGATAGCTGTCACTATCTTGGGACGGTGACTGGCAGTGAAGGTCATTGGTACAGCTACCTGTTTTTTGGTAATGACGTCTTGATCCAGGGCGCCGTCAATCAGCTAAAGAATAATGCTCACCGGCTCGGTGCCAACACCATTTATGTTATCACCACGCAAAATTTCATTACTTCTATGAGCCTGCTTGGCACAGCTTATTACTGCGACGCGCAAGAGAGTGGCAAAGATTAA
- a CDS encoding winged helix-turn-helix domain-containing protein produces MELSPVFARRLYLALLVENLERPNVPKLIEQTGWPRRTIQDVLKALPGIGIELMFVQDGRRHNDGYYQLSDWGPFDSQWVMEREKDIATSLGFRA; encoded by the coding sequence ATGGAATTGAGTCCTGTTTTTGCAAGGCGATTATATCTCGCCTTGTTGGTGGAGAACCTAGAAAGGCCAAATGTGCCGAAGTTGATCGAGCAAACGGGTTGGCCTCGTCGTACGATTCAAGATGTACTGAAGGCACTGCCGGGGATCGGCATTGAGCTGATGTTTGTTCAAGATGGCCGACGTCACAATGATGGCTATTATCAACTCTCAGATTGGGGGCCGTTTGATAGTCAGTGGGTGATGGAGCGTGAGAAAGACATCGCTACTAGCCTTGGATTTCGTGCTTAA
- a CDS encoding ArsC family reductase — protein sequence MTIIMYGISNCDTIKKAKKWLDEANLSYEFHDFRKQGISSEMVAEFCQQLGWEQVLNKRGTTFRQLTAEQKENLCEASAIALLVEQPAMIKRPILRVDDQLHIGFKAEQYQQIFH from the coding sequence ATGACCATCATCATGTATGGCATCTCCAATTGTGACACGATAAAGAAAGCAAAAAAGTGGCTGGACGAGGCAAACCTTAGCTATGAATTTCACGATTTTCGCAAGCAAGGCATTAGCTCAGAGATGGTCGCGGAATTTTGTCAGCAGCTCGGTTGGGAACAAGTACTGAACAAACGCGGCACCACGTTCCGACAACTGACCGCTGAACAAAAAGAGAACCTATGTGAAGCAAGCGCGATTGCCCTGCTCGTCGAACAGCCAGCGATGATCAAACGTCCTATTCTTCGTGTTGACGACCAATTACATATCGGCTTTAAGGCCGAACAATATCAGCAAATTTTTCACTGA
- the dapE gene encoding succinyl-diaminopimelate desuccinylase, translating into MTDSPVLALTKDLISRQSVTPEDAGCQDVMIKRLQALGFEIERMVFEDTTNFWARRGSEAPLFAFAGHTDVVPAGNLEQWHTPPFEPTEKEGYLYGRGAADMKGSLAAMVVATERFIAQYPDHKGSIGFLITSDEEGPFINGTVRVVETLMARDENIDMCIVGEPSSTAIVGDVVKNGRRGSITGDLTVKGTQGHVAYPHLADNPVHKSLLAIHELATTEWDQGNEFFPPTSFQIPNVQAGTGASNVIPGEFHVQFNLRFSTELNNDSIIERVTSTLNRYDLNYDLKWTFNGDPFLTDTGALLDAVVAAVDEVNQTQPALLTTGGTSDGRFIARMGGQVVELGPVNATIHKVNECVKIEDLEKLTDMYQKTLEHLLA; encoded by the coding sequence ATGACAGACAGTCCAGTACTGGCTTTAACCAAAGACCTCATTAGCCGCCAATCCGTTACGCCTGAAGACGCAGGCTGCCAAGACGTTATGATTAAGCGTTTGCAAGCGCTTGGCTTTGAAATCGAAAGAATGGTGTTTGAAGACACCACCAATTTCTGGGCACGTCGTGGCAGTGAAGCGCCTCTGTTTGCTTTTGCCGGCCACACCGACGTGGTTCCGGCAGGCAACTTGGAGCAATGGCACACTCCTCCCTTCGAGCCAACGGAAAAAGAGGGCTACTTATACGGCCGTGGCGCGGCCGATATGAAAGGGTCTCTGGCCGCCATGGTGGTCGCGACCGAACGTTTTATTGCGCAGTACCCAGACCACAAGGGTTCGATCGGTTTTCTCATCACCTCTGATGAAGAAGGACCGTTTATCAACGGTACGGTGCGCGTGGTGGAAACCTTGATGGCACGCGATGAAAACATTGATATGTGTATTGTCGGTGAGCCCTCAAGCACCGCCATCGTCGGTGATGTGGTGAAAAACGGCCGTCGTGGTTCCATTACTGGCGATCTCACCGTTAAAGGCACACAAGGTCATGTCGCTTACCCGCACCTTGCAGACAACCCAGTCCACAAATCATTGCTGGCGATTCACGAGTTGGCCACCACCGAGTGGGATCAGGGTAATGAGTTCTTCCCACCGACCAGCTTCCAGATCCCTAACGTCCAAGCAGGCACCGGGGCATCTAACGTGATTCCGGGTGAGTTTCATGTCCAGTTCAACCTGCGTTTTAGCACCGAGCTGAATAATGACAGCATCATTGAGCGCGTCACCTCGACCCTCAACCGCTACGATCTAAACTATGACCTGAAATGGACATTCAATGGCGACCCGTTTTTAACCGACACTGGCGCGTTGCTAGACGCTGTGGTTGCCGCTGTGGATGAGGTTAACCAAACCCAGCCTGCACTATTGACCACAGGTGGCACCTCTGACGGACGCTTTATCGCACGCATGGGTGGACAAGTGGTGGAGCTTGGCCCAGTGAATGCCACCATTCATAAAGTCAATGAGTGCGTCAAGATCGAAGATCTGGAAAAACTGACCGACATGTACCAGAAAACGCTGGAGCATCTATTGGCATGA
- a CDS encoding M15 family metallopeptidase, whose product MTPEQLTGYVDTHLIDAQVGTQSILLHPQVERDLQTLVQAAQCAGFQMEIASGFRDFARQKSIWNGKFSGTKAILDQNSQPLDKASLSEQEKMLAILRWSALPGASRHHWGCDFDVYARDRLPNGVSLQLEPWEYTRGHQREFSHWLTHNVSQYGFFLPYRRDRGGVASEPWHISHIATAASCLAQFSINDLQRQLNAHPIDGMACVLENLTLIYHQFIANICPPEAT is encoded by the coding sequence ATGACACCTGAGCAGCTCACCGGTTATGTGGACACTCACTTGATCGACGCACAAGTGGGCACCCAATCCATTTTGCTTCACCCTCAAGTCGAGCGCGATCTGCAAACCTTGGTGCAAGCGGCTCAGTGTGCTGGTTTCCAGATGGAAATTGCCAGTGGCTTTCGTGATTTTGCTCGGCAAAAATCCATTTGGAACGGTAAGTTTTCCGGTACAAAGGCCATCTTAGACCAAAATTCGCAGCCTTTGGACAAAGCGTCTTTGAGTGAGCAGGAGAAAATGCTGGCCATTTTGCGCTGGTCTGCTTTGCCTGGCGCCAGCCGTCATCACTGGGGCTGCGATTTTGATGTCTATGCCCGTGATCGGCTACCAAACGGCGTTTCATTACAGCTTGAACCTTGGGAGTATACTCGTGGCCACCAACGAGAGTTTTCGCACTGGCTCACCCACAACGTTTCTCAATATGGCTTTTTCCTGCCCTATCGGCGAGATCGCGGTGGCGTGGCCAGCGAGCCTTGGCACATCAGCCATATTGCAACGGCCGCAAGCTGTTTAGCCCAGTTCTCCATCAACGATTTGCAGCGGCAATTAAACGCGCATCCAATTGATGGAATGGCGTGTGTACTGGAAAACCTCACGCTCATCTACCATCAATTTATCGCCAATATTTGTCCGCCGGAGGCGACATGA
- a CDS encoding DUF2897 family protein: MKEILTNPWVISFIVLSVIVGNIAALKYTAKMKIGQFDKQRDKSDLDKLNELDKKAHQLNDEKRNH, translated from the coding sequence ATGAAAGAGATTTTAACCAATCCTTGGGTCATCAGTTTTATTGTGCTAAGCGTTATCGTCGGCAATATTGCGGCGCTAAAGTACACGGCCAAAATGAAAATTGGTCAGTTCGATAAACAGCGCGATAAAAGCGACTTAGACAAACTCAACGAGCTGGACAAAAAAGCTCACCAGCTTAATGACGAGAAACGCAACCACTGA
- a CDS encoding DUF748 domain-containing protein yields the protein MPSKLTPLVQRFTRVAKPIRYTTYLLLAYALYALSLGVILPAVIESKVPPTLTEQLGREVKLSQVAINPFLLRVRIDGFALQEADGAQAFSQFERLELQLSFWRSLFTLTPTLEYVTLSGPQVRIQRLPQDNQVRFNFSDILDTLAQQTQPTQSSSPQSTESSLPALRIEKIEIASGQFHFQDQLTGAQLNYQGLNLRLQQFDTQSMHLVPAENPSVSTSQTQANQYAFAIQGADKSELQLSGHFQLQPLFVEGTVKLQGLTLPPFWPFAKDQMDAVVTDGVVNFSAHYLAQQAGEDFQFAVSDGQFQLSDLTVSAEQQAKIKLPRLAVQDIRLSSQTKDIDIAAIDLQGLWVDAEFSAQGLDLQRLFRLKNQPSAKTEAVAVDESSDADSAWLVRLEQFSLSETDLNLKEQVQSSGVFWRVYPLSLVTGPVSSDLSAAIDYELSLGLSSSTAAPPKTARGEVTTRGSFDAKARNVLGEMAVEGLDLTQLQPYLTPYVNIDFSQGKLSSQGRYQADANGQASYQGTLAIDQLLLKDGMHHQPLVKWQKMAIDSLHFDAQKHVLDIQTIHFNAPYAKVMIAQDKQTNIGHFLVQQSDTQEGTTISVQGDEASVASKPLAIDIQAITIANGAAYFADESLTPNFASGIEALQGSVRHLSSTPGTKAQVDISGKIDRYAPVTLKGEINPLIEKPYLDLDLLFKSVELTSVNPYSGTYAGYYIDKGQLTLALNYQLQEDQLLGSNHLVIDQLQLGKPSESDLATSLPISLAIALLQDKDGVIDLGLQVSGDVNDPDFSVGGIILQAISNVIVKAVSAPFSLLADLVGADEELNLIAFDFGSSTLNAKEQERLSTLAQALSSRPKLKISVAASVALAKDSNALAEQQLQQTLLQKSGLETLPSDFSASRLSESKPLSQAVIALAETWLSLDIDQERSKVAAQLAEKEGEEAVLAEQVETTLMIGLYNQLLNSIEIGKNQLSNLAEARAKAVKAFLVDEAQLAPERVFLLDSKTQLRSEESAVELSVSAD from the coding sequence ATGCCTAGCAAACTCACGCCGTTAGTTCAGCGCTTCACCCGCGTTGCAAAACCTATCCGTTATACCACTTACCTGCTCTTAGCTTATGCCTTGTACGCGCTGAGTTTGGGCGTCATCCTACCTGCGGTGATAGAGAGTAAAGTGCCGCCGACGCTGACTGAGCAGCTAGGTCGTGAAGTGAAACTCAGCCAAGTCGCTATCAACCCATTTTTGTTGCGGGTTCGTATTGACGGTTTTGCGTTGCAAGAAGCCGATGGCGCGCAAGCGTTCAGTCAGTTTGAACGCTTAGAGCTGCAATTGAGTTTTTGGCGCAGCCTGTTCACGCTGACGCCGACGCTAGAATACGTCACGCTCTCGGGCCCTCAAGTACGCATACAGCGTCTGCCACAAGATAACCAAGTGCGCTTTAACTTCAGTGACATCTTGGACACTTTGGCTCAGCAAACGCAGCCAACTCAATCATCATCGCCGCAAAGCACAGAATCCTCCCTTCCCGCTTTACGTATTGAAAAAATAGAAATCGCCAGTGGGCAGTTCCATTTTCAAGACCAGTTAACCGGGGCGCAATTGAACTATCAAGGGCTCAACTTGCGTTTGCAGCAGTTCGACACTCAATCGATGCATCTTGTGCCAGCGGAAAATCCGTCGGTGTCGACAAGCCAAACGCAGGCCAATCAGTACGCTTTTGCTATTCAGGGAGCAGATAAGAGTGAGTTGCAACTCAGTGGCCATTTTCAATTGCAACCTTTGTTCGTCGAAGGGACGGTTAAGCTGCAAGGGTTAACGTTGCCACCATTTTGGCCATTTGCCAAAGATCAGATGGATGCGGTGGTCACCGATGGTGTGGTTAACTTTTCTGCCCACTACCTAGCGCAACAAGCAGGAGAAGATTTTCAGTTTGCAGTCAGTGATGGGCAATTTCAGTTGAGCGACTTGACGGTCAGCGCCGAGCAGCAGGCCAAAATCAAGTTGCCTCGTTTGGCTGTGCAGGATATCCGGCTCAGTAGCCAAACGAAGGATATTGATATTGCTGCGATTGATCTACAAGGGCTTTGGGTTGACGCCGAGTTCTCCGCGCAAGGGCTTGATCTGCAACGTTTGTTTCGCTTAAAGAATCAGCCCTCCGCCAAGACAGAAGCCGTCGCTGTCGATGAGAGCAGCGACGCTGATAGTGCTTGGTTGGTTCGACTTGAGCAATTCTCACTAAGTGAAACGGACCTCAATCTCAAGGAACAAGTGCAAAGCTCAGGGGTATTCTGGCGTGTTTATCCGCTGTCGCTTGTTACTGGACCAGTAAGCAGCGACCTCAGTGCTGCGATTGATTACGAGTTGTCACTGGGGTTGAGTTCTAGTACGGCAGCGCCGCCAAAAACGGCGCGCGGAGAGGTAACCACCCGAGGAAGTTTTGATGCGAAAGCGCGGAACGTGCTAGGTGAGATGGCAGTTGAAGGGCTCGATCTCACTCAATTGCAGCCGTATCTGACGCCGTACGTGAATATCGATTTCTCTCAAGGCAAACTTTCCAGCCAAGGCCGTTATCAGGCTGATGCAAACGGACAAGCCAGTTATCAAGGCACATTGGCGATTGATCAACTGCTGCTTAAAGATGGCATGCACCATCAGCCGTTGGTGAAATGGCAGAAGATGGCGATAGATTCGCTCCATTTCGATGCGCAAAAGCATGTGTTGGACATTCAGACCATCCACTTTAACGCGCCTTACGCCAAAGTGATGATTGCGCAAGATAAGCAGACCAACATTGGTCATTTTCTGGTCCAGCAGAGCGATACGCAAGAAGGAACGACCATTAGTGTGCAGGGCGATGAAGCCTCTGTGGCGTCCAAGCCGCTGGCGATCGACATTCAAGCCATCACCATTGCCAATGGAGCCGCCTATTTTGCTGATGAATCGCTGACGCCAAATTTTGCATCTGGCATTGAGGCCTTACAAGGAAGTGTGCGCCATCTCTCTTCGACGCCCGGCACCAAAGCACAGGTCGATATTAGCGGAAAAATCGATAGATATGCGCCAGTGACACTCAAGGGGGAAATCAACCCCTTGATTGAAAAGCCTTATCTGGATCTTGATTTACTGTTCAAAAGCGTTGAATTAACCTCGGTGAATCCCTATTCGGGCACTTATGCGGGCTATTACATCGACAAGGGACAACTGACGCTGGCACTCAATTATCAATTGCAAGAGGACCAGTTGCTCGGGAGCAATCATTTGGTGATTGATCAACTGCAACTGGGCAAACCCAGCGAGTCGGATCTTGCGACCAGTCTGCCGATCAGTTTGGCGATTGCCTTGTTGCAAGACAAAGACGGGGTCATCGATCTGGGGTTGCAAGTGTCTGGCGATGTCAACGATCCAGACTTCAGTGTCGGCGGTATTATTTTGCAAGCGATCAGCAATGTGATTGTCAAAGCCGTCAGCGCGCCTTTTTCACTGCTAGCGGACTTAGTTGGCGCCGATGAGGAGCTTAATCTCATTGCCTTTGACTTTGGCTCATCGACGTTAAATGCGAAGGAGCAAGAGCGCCTCAGTACACTCGCCCAAGCCTTGTCATCGCGTCCCAAACTAAAAATTAGCGTGGCGGCTTCAGTGGCACTCGCGAAAGACAGTAACGCGCTAGCTGAGCAGCAGTTGCAGCAGACGTTATTGCAAAAAAGTGGCTTAGAGACGCTGCCGAGTGATTTTAGTGCCAGTCGACTCTCTGAATCTAAGCCCCTGTCTCAAGCGGTAATTGCTCTGGCTGAAACTTGGTTATCCTTGGATATTGATCAAGAGCGCAGCAAAGTCGCCGCGCAGTTGGCAGAAAAAGAGGGTGAGGAGGCGGTGTTAGCGGAACAAGTGGAAACCACACTCATGATCGGTCTTTATAATCAGCTGCTTAATTCCATTGAGATCGGCAAAAATCAATTGAGCAATCTGGCCGAAGCACGCGCTAAAGCTGTCAAAGCGTTTTTGGTGGATGAGGCTCAATTGGCGCCAGAAAGGGTTTTTCTGCTTGACAGTAAAACGCAACTGCGCAGCGAAGAGAGTGCGGTAGAACTCTCAGTGAGCGCAGATTAA